The following coding sequences lie in one Pan paniscus chromosome X, NHGRI_mPanPan1-v2.0_pri, whole genome shotgun sequence genomic window:
- the FAM133A gene encoding protein FAM133A, which produces MGKRDNRVAYMNPIAMARWRGPTQSVGPTIQDYLNRPRPTWEEVKKQLENKKTGSKALAEFEEKMNENWKKELEKSREKLLSGNESSSKKRERKRKKKKKSYRSSSSSSSSDSSSSSSDSEDEEKKQGKRRKKKKNRSYKSSQSSTHESESESKESVKKKKKSKDETEKEKDVRSLSKKRKKSYPDDKPLSSESSSESDYEEDVQAKKKRRCEEREQAKEKVKKKKKKQHKKHSKKKKKKSGSSHKSR; this is translated from the coding sequence ATGGGGAAGCGGGATAATCGGGTAGCCTATATGAATCCTATAGCAATGGCCAGATGGAGAGGCCCAACTCAATCTGTGGGCCCAACAATCCAAGATTATCTAAATCGACCAAGACCCACCTGggaagaagtaaagaaacaattagaaaataaaaaaacaggctCAAAAGCATTAGctgaatttgaagaaaaaatgaatgaaaattggaagaaagaacttgaaaaaagcagagagaaattATTAAGTGGAAATGAGAGCTcatctaaaaaaagagaaagaaagagaaagaaaaagaagaaatcttatCGGTCTTCATCTTCTTCATCAAGCTCTGATTCTTCAAGCAGTTCTTCAGATTCTGAGGATGaggaaaagaaacaaggaaaaaggagaaagaaaaagaagaaccgTTCATACAAATCATCCCAAAGCTCTACGCATGAATCAGAATCAGAGAGCAAGGagtctgtaaaaaagaaaaagaagtcaaaggatgaaacagagaaagaaaaggatgtaaGAAGCctcagcaaaaaaagaaagaaaagttacccTGATGATAAACCTTTATCATCTGAGTCCTCATCTGAATCAGATTATGAAGAGGATGTGCaagcaaaaaagaagagaaggtgTGAAGAGCGAGAACAAgcaaaggaaaaagtaaagaagaagaagaagaaacagcacAAGAAACAtagtaagaagaagaaaaagaagtctgGATCAAGTCACAAGTCAAGGTAA